In Carya illinoinensis cultivar Pawnee chromosome 9, C.illinoinensisPawnee_v1, whole genome shotgun sequence, the following are encoded in one genomic region:
- the LOC122275960 gene encoding UPF0481 protein At3g47200-like, with protein MAGTREHVISVEELLSRKVDLLSEPKLEACELKKRFEKLSQAGDHSSLNTPKIQKVPQLLQGRRQFKKYFKPRITALGPIHHGKKEYQPAEEYKLRMTNCFVKESGKDAEFLYNVVETKIKQLRLCFDEKVTEKCNDQKLAWMLFVDGCAILQFIHCAVDNKCKCWKMKYDLMAFWKQDLFLLENQLPYQLLVDLKNFSAEKGELEKSIKTFMPRQTALPEEEWSQGTTERDPNHLLDLLRTISIGAKPKSTPGEKSSRRGKSQSYYRNVDELRAAGIHVMPPRKRNGSLTTITCYEGLNFYLRLSPIIVHDSTGPKFLNLIDYEMCPDFENEFEITSYISFLDSLIDNANDVRELRKAGILQNHLGSDEEVALLFNEIGSDLVPDSNAYREVKAAIQSLYDTKWKTWIDEFVHEHFRSPWTVMAFSAAIIVLGLTFIQTWFSFKEDRSDSRPPVRR; from the exons ATGGCCGGAACCAGGGAGCATGTGATATCCGTGGAGGAGTTGCTGTCGAGAAAGGTTGATCTGTTGTCAGAACCGAAGCTG GAAGCCTGCGAGCTGAAAAAGAGGTTTGAGAAACTGAGCCAAGCAGGCGATCATTCCAGTCTTAATACACCAAAAATACAAAAGGTTCCGCAGTTGCTGCAAGGTCGCAGACAGTTCAAGAAGTATTTTAAGCCAAGGATTACAGCACTCGGTCCTATCCATCATGGTAAGAAAGAATACCAGCCAGCAGAGGAGTACAAGCTTAGAATGACAAACTGCTTTGTCAAGGAAAGTGGTAAAGATGCTGAGTTTTTGTACAACGTAGTTGAGACGAAGATCAAGCAACTAAGGCTGTGTTTCGACGAGAAGGTGACCGAGAAATGTAACGATCAGAAACTTGCCTGGATGCTGTTTGTGGACGGGTGTGCAATATTACAGTTCATTCATTGTGCTGTTGACAATAAATGCAAATGTTGGAAAATGAAATACGATCTGATGGCCTTTTGGAAACAGGATTTGTTCTTGTTGGAGAATCAACTTCCTTATCAACTCCTTGTGGATTTGAAGAATTTCAGCGCAGAGAAAGGTGAATTGGAGAAATCCATAAAAACCTTCATGCCTAGGCAGACCGCGCTGCCAGAGGAGGAATGGAGTCAAGGGACTACGGAAAGGGATCCGAACCATCTTCTCGATCTCCTCCGGACGATAAGCATAGGCGCCAAACCCAAAAGTACTCCTGGAGAAAAGAGCTCAAGAAGAGGTAAGTCGCAGTCGTACTATCGCAACGTGGATGAGCTTAGAGCAGCAGGAATCCATGTGATGCCGCCCAGGAAAAGAAATGGTTCCTTGACAACCATAACTTGTTATGAAGGACTCAATTTCTACCTCCGGCTTTCTCCAATAATAGTTCATGACTCAACGGGGCCCAAGTTCTTGAATTTGATAGACTACGAGATGTGTCCGGATTTCGAAAATGAGTTCGAGATCACCTCTTACATATCATTCCTGGATTCACTCATTGATAACGCCAACGACGTAAGGGAGTTGAGGAAAGCGGGCATACTCCAGAACCACCTCGGCAGCGACGAAGAAGTGGCTCTACTCTTCAATgagattggcagtgacttggttCCTGACTCCAACGCATATCGGGAAGTCAAAGCTGCCATTCAGAGTCTCTACGATACTAAGTGGAAGACGTGGATCGATGAATTTGTCCACGAACATTTCAGAAGCCCCTGGACGGTTATGGCTTTTTCGGCCGCCATAATAGTACTCGGCCTAACTTTCATACAGACTTGGTTCTCATTCAAAGAAGACAGAAGTGATTCCCGACCCCCAGTTCGGCGCTAG